A stretch of Prunus dulcis chromosome 6, ALMONDv2, whole genome shotgun sequence DNA encodes these proteins:
- the LOC117630843 gene encoding uncharacterized protein LOC117630843 — MNFRSLEEFWAFYMNQHSKPSTRRWHFVGTLVSIFFFLCSLLFNWWLLFLVPLAGYGCAWYSHFFVEGNVPATFGHPFWSLICDFKMFALMLTGNMDKEIKRLGKRPVLQGF; from the coding sequence ATGAATTTCAGGAGCTTGGAGGAGTTCTGGGCCTTCTACATGAACCAGCACTCGAAGCCATCGACAAGGCGTTGGCATTTTGTGGGGACCCTTGtttctatcttcttcttcctctgctCGCTGCTGTTTAATTGGTggcttttgtttcttgtgcCTTTAGCTGGGTATGGATGTGCATGGTACAGCCATTTTTTCGTGGAAGGGAATGTTCCTGCTACGTTTGGGCATCCATTTTGGTCTCTCATTTGCGATTTCAAGATGTTCGCTTTGATGCTTACTGGTAATATGGACAAAGAGATCAAGCGGCTGGGGAAGAGGCCTGTCTTGCAGGGATTCTAA